ttttgctatacatttatcattttaaaaggttaaattattttaaaagaatcaaattgtaattttaccattattaatttaaaattttatataatataaaagatcTAACTGAAAAGAGAGCCAGCCTGATTGAATTTGAACTTGATTTTATCAATAACTAAAGTTGCTAAGCttaaactcattttagtaaGTATTAAAGAATTCAAGAAACTTGTGTCTCATTCTCGCAAGTTAGGTAATACAAACTTGAGTGATTATTCTACGGATCAATATTTCCATAcaagtatttaatatatatattgaatcatatacacattaaaatatattagtaaAAATTGGATTAATATATGGCAAGCATGTGCCTAGAAGTTATGATCCACCAAATTCATAACTATGCACACAGATAGGAAACAAAAGCCCATCATTTTTGTGATtctaatgaattttttttctttacctaAACGGAACAAAAAAGAACACCAACTGTATCTCCATTTCTCTGTTTCAGGCCCTAATTAATTGTTATCAGCTTCTAAAGAGGCCTTGATAAGTGCCATTTACACAAGTTATCCATATGAGGGAAATTGCGAGGatattgacaaaaaaaaatttaccatcgAAAAAACGGATGAGGGGAACTAGTTATGGTCGCGCAATTTTGGCCTCTTCAATGAATGCAGAGGTGATGAGGTTGCTGCAGTCGATGGTGAGGATGGTAATGGTGATGACGGTGATGAtggtattgatgatgatgatgacgatgaCGATGAAGCATGGTTATCGTCTTCAAACTTTCTTTTGTCAACTCTTCTCCTATTGTTTCCCTCTGTTTCTCCTCTCATTATGCAATCACTCATCACCCGTTTCACATCCGATAGTTTCACGGGCTTAACTAGAAACTCCTCCGCCCCTTCCTCCAAACAGCTGTAGatgaaaataatgtttttagccTAGTTGTGCATGATCAAGCAAAGTGCAGATGCATTATCTAAAGTGATTCAGAACAACCAAGGGTTCAAAGTATGCCAACAGTCTCTTTTAAGTGAGGGTCTCCACATATTTTGTTCTTTGATGTACATGTTGAAATATGTCATGCAGAATCTctgtttttataaaagaaaatgccTGAAACGTCAATAATTTCCAGTGAAACAGAATATATATTACATGAATGAAACCAAGAGATCCGGAGAATAAAAATcagaatattatttaagagaaaAGACAAGTGAATCTTTCATTATTATCAAGATTTTGGGTGGTCTGTTTCCCACacaaattcaaacaaaatacaGAATCTTATCAGTTTTGTCTTATTACAGTACTCACGAGATTTGGGTAATCTTATAATGACtgatatgttttgataaatCTTATCATATGCAATATTCCTTCATCTCAATTATCGTCCAGTAGCTTCAAGCCAAAGGGATTATTAggctaaaaaagaaaaatgcttCCATATCATAATATCAATTTCCCCAGATTTCCTCTAAATGAATGTCATAGCCAAGATATGGCATATATTCCCAGATCCAAACAGATTTGATTTCCCGAGAAAATCATAAGAACAACATACTGGTGTTCAACTAAGACTTGGAGATATACCTATCAATACGGGTGAGGATGTTCTCGGAGGACATGATCACCACAGGAATTTCTCTAAAGGCTGATGATCGCTGTTCCAACATCAAATGAAACATAATCAGTAATGGAATTCACGATAGTTTCATCTCCATCTTCAAATCAATTTTAGGATTAGAATGATTAAATAAGCTTAGGAAAAAAGACCTTGATTTTCTTGAGGAGTTCATATCCAGTCATTCCGGGCATGGAGTAATCCGTCATTATAAGATTCACCTTCAAACCCTGTAATAGCAGCCATTTTAACACCACACACAATCAATCCTAAATttcatctaatattttattcaatagtttgtttgtttttttattttttactattttcttagCAACCCAAACAGATAGAACTACTCACATTGAAACCCAGAGAGCCTTTTTCTTCATCCAAACCAAGAAACTGCAAGGCTCTTGCCCCACTCTCCACAGTTGTGACTGCACGAAAACAAAGAATCAGACCAGACCCAATCTTCAAAATCAACAAAACCCCACAAGTATTGATCCAAAACAAGGTGGGGAAATGGAAACTAAGCTGTACCTTTGCAAGAGGATATCTTTAGCAACTTTTCAATAACCTTACGATCGACGTGACTATCATCCACGGCAAGAACATGCAATTGAGACTCAGATGCTAAAACCTCACCAGCAACCTCCATAATCCAGTATGAGAGTGATgagttaaaaagaagaagaggaggctctctctctctctctgtaaATGTGTTGTTTTAAAAACAAAGGAAACAAGGGTGGGGTTGGATTTgggtttttaaataaagaagaaagagaaagagagttTAAAAAGGAGATGTAAAGGCGAAGATTGTGAAGATCCATCCAAATCCAATATCGTAGAGTAAGATCTTAGCAAATCTTTTAAAGCAGGAGAGGGAGCATTATCCCCCACTTGTCTCTTGTCCTGTCAAATTGACTAAATACTtccatgtgtatatatatattgtagtaaagtaaaagaaaaagtaaatggcaGTGTTAACACTGTACGTAAAAATCACCGAAAATGGAGGCAGAAATCAAAtcgtataaaataaatttaacagaGGATTTCGGGTTTTAGATTCGGCTTTGACTCTGTCTGCTAGATACTGGGAGCGTAGAGTCGTTGAAACTGGCACAGTTAGTAGTGGTATttggaaatggaaataaaattccCGTCTTTCTGTCCAACAGGCATGGATTACTGGTGGGTCAGTTTCGATGGGCTTTTTTTTCCCACGCGTCATCTCTTTGACCACCGTTTTATCAAATGGCCTTTTTGTCTTAAAAGAATAACTCAACACTCTCCTAAACTGTATGGTTGAATTACATAAAGGTAATCCGTGTAATCATTCACATTTTTTAATCATAATCATATACTTGACATTTCTTTTCTCCTTCATAATTTCATTCCACAATTACAACAAAACCAAGGAAGCAATAAAGAAAGCTCTCCTACAAGACAAATGTGGAGAACCCACCTAAAAGGAAACAAAGAAGAGATTGCGGTATGAACATGGCACACCCAAACATAAGGTATAAATTTTAATGCAGTGAGTCTCTAAACAGGTAGTAGATGAATTCCTAAACCTAATGAATAGTTGCAACGAGGTAAAAAAACCAAGTTCCCATGAAAAACTCGATAGGCCAATGTCATTAACGAGTGAGGACTTAGAAAATCAAGTCACAGAGGAAGTATTGCAAGCAAGGAATGTAGCCAAAAAAAGGATTGGAGTAGATCCTGTAGCATTAAGCGCAGCGGCAAATAATGATTGGTAaggtgaagaaaaaaaattgtgattaatgatatgactaaataaaaaaaaaattgagacaaTTCTAgagagaattttgagaaatagaaagtCAAAGTAGCAAAAGTCTTTTCACCAATTGTGAAATCTCTTATTTATAGTATCTTAAAATGGACAATTAATGAAgtaatcataaatatatatataaaagaattataagAACATATATGAAAACATTCCGTTTTGGGATAATTGTTTGAATTCCAAAACACTTCATTTTAGTTATATTAAAGTGAATCctgttttttaattaagttttaagtatgattttcttgttattaataataataataattcatcgggcaagaaatgaaaaaatctcattttgtttattatatatatgataacatacatacacatatataataaaataaaattttggaataattttaataacaattacttCCAAGCCAGttctaaaatatttgtaatCAACATAATTTAGTTtcgtaaataaattattaatggaaattataaaaataaatagatacataaaattaattaaatgcattTTAATTGATGCATCACAGGAGTATGTAAACTAgtgtataatatataaaagaagtaATAAGAGCATATATAGAAACTTTGAGTTACAAAATCTTCtttttgattatatttaaagTAAATCCATTTTAGAAGTGGAAAAACAAATATGCTTTAAatgtcaaattataaattaaagctAATAGAATTAACAGTGACTtcacaaattataataaaattaaatatttaccccagcagttaaatttttataaagtaacATCCCaattacataattaaaacatatttatacacCAATTCAATATTCCTTCATTTTCAAGGTACCAATTAAACTGGTTTGATCACCAGTTTCCGGTGGAATCAGTCCATAAATATCACATATCAATGTTACTCCAAACACAGTTAAATTGCATAATTATTCGATGAAAGGAGATTAAAACAGCAACTCCTCGCTTAAAAAGTCTTAGTAAATCGTCTACGTAGCTAATTTTGTCGCTTATATTGTACCACTTTCAGTATTTTCCAGTACAATAACCCATGAAACCATAAGCTATGGTGATGGCTTGGGCTTTTCAACTCCCAATGCAAATTACACCATGCAAACCCAAATTCCACACCTATAAACAAAACTACATCACGCAGAAGTTGCATACCCAGACTTTGcaatttacacattttgaaCAACTACATTCAAGCCCAATAGTCAACAGTACCAAAGTCATTACCCCGTTTTCTGTTTATTCCCTAAACAATACCTTACTGTAGAGATTTACTCATGAACTTGACATCAACCCAATACTACAGGCAGAAAATCAATGGGATTGACTTTTGAGATTGAAAGTAGTTTCTCTTCAAAATAAATTAGTCATACTTAACCAGTGTCAATGGGTCCTGTAAACGTTATAATCACCTAGAACTGCTGTAGTTATATATCATTAGTAGAAAATATCCACCCATAGAACGGTCCAAGACAAAATTCCAATAGCTGACCAAATGTTCCAGAATACATACAAGGCATTTCTTCTTAAGACCGTTTGACCTACCTAGCAACTTCGGTCAACAGAAAAATCACGTCGAAGCACAAGCAAAAGATCAATGACATTGTTGCCAGTCACTGGTTATCACAAGGGCCAGTAGAGGTGCAAGTGCAACATCAAACTTCAACGCTATCTCTGTGCCAACACCTTATAAAAACATTGATATCAAAGTTGGCAGGAATCACAACTGTTGCAGATGAACTACAATTACAGTTCATAAATTAAATAGGATTAGAATTCAACATCAACCCCAGAAACCATATCAGGTGAGGAAAAAAGCTTCAGTATCAAAATTAGGTGATCACTTTAATcaggaaacaaaataaaactgaaaaagaaaaaaaggcaaGAAAGATTTGCACTAAAAACCAGTATGGGCACCAATCTCTAATGTCTAGGCAACATAGAACATAAGTTCTCCAACAGTTAACAATATCTACAAAGGGGAAGGTGATCTGCTCCAAAAACTAATTCAAGGCACAATGGCTTGAAAATGCTGAAGAGATTTTTTAGGATACAATTGATAAGAGTAAGATGTGGGGGTCGGAGACTATGAACATCAAATGGCTCACTTACCACCCATCCTCTAAGAGCACACAGGGTAGATGACCTCTGGGGTTTTAGCTAATTCCCATCCCTGAATAcctgaaacaaaataaatataaattgtcaCAGAAAATCCATAGTTCTAATAATATAGTTTGGCTCCCCTTTGCCACTATCAAGTGTATGGAAGTGGTAGaatgcaagaaaaagaaaacacagGTATTGTTAAAGGAAACTGAAAAGAATGCAAATGGCACATGCCTTGAGTCATCAGAATGTGACATTTAAGGATTCTTGATTACTACTGCCATGAAGATTGCTTGTATCCATTCCATCCTCCCTCGGGTTCCTTCCTTTTCAAAATACCACCAGGAACCTGATGGATTCTTGCTTGCTCCTCTGCCTGGGTACGTGAACTGGCAACAGACAGTTGCCTTGATGGAAGAGGTACCATCTCATCTCTTCCTTCAATGTCTGGGCCTCCAGGCCCAGCATTTAAGTCTAGACCTTGCCTTCCCCAATGCCTACCATTCTCAGCACCACTACTATGACCACCATCAGGAAGGCTAACAACATAGGGCCTTGGGTAATGGGATGGAACAGAACCAACAGGTCGTAACAATTGCGAATGAACTGGAGGAAAACAAAACCTCCCACCAGGAGATGAATCAACATAAGTAGATGAACCAGCAGAAAAGCTAGTTGAAGGAAGAGGGAATGTTGTTCCAAAAGGGAAAAGAGGGTATTGGAAAGGAGTTGATGGGAATGACACTGCTGGAGCAGATGACAACATGGGTTCCCTATAGACATCAGGATTAAAAGGGGTGGCACCAACAGGTGGGCCCAAAACCCTTTGTGGCCCACCAGTTGCAACAATTGGAAAAGGCTGCTCTCTATCGGGCAAGATCGATTGGATTGTGATAGATGAGTATGTATTCTCAGTAGGAAACCATGATGAGAAATTTCCCATCTCGGTACTGTTCATCCGCAAGCTGGAAACTGATGGTTGAGATAGGGCAATGCTGCTTCTAGCGTTATGGCTAAATAGTGATGGATCAATG
The window above is part of the Gossypium raimondii isolate GPD5lz chromosome 9, ASM2569854v1, whole genome shotgun sequence genome. Proteins encoded here:
- the LOC105800006 gene encoding two-component response regulator ARR6, with amino-acid sequence MEVAGEVLASESQLHVLAVDDSHVDRKVIEKLLKISSCKVTTVESGARALQFLGLDEEKGSLGFNGLKVNLIMTDYSMPGMTGYELLKKIKRSSAFREIPVVIMSSENILTRIDSCLEEGAEEFLVKPVKLSDVKRVMSDCIMRGETEGNNRRRVDKRKFEDDNHASSSSSSSSSIPSSPSSPLPSSPSTAATSSPLHSLKRPKLRDHN